A region from the Vicia villosa cultivar HV-30 ecotype Madison, WI linkage group LG3, Vvil1.0, whole genome shotgun sequence genome encodes:
- the LOC131657846 gene encoding uncharacterized protein LOC131657846, with amino-acid sequence MEEIDYSFSEAEGMSGGLLILWKVSSISVVFSFCSIGYLGIKVSWNNRLYYFVNVYFACTLSLKRVLWKMLLELKQRYRHGDWIIGGNLNAIKKRSERVRIPNTSYNTEWREFSEFIDNSGLIDVPCKGKKYNWYSGDGKSKSRIDHFFIDDSIVASWGVVGQLIGLRDVSNHCSVWLLVDKKDWGPKPFNFNNEWFRNKYFFHFVEFEWKALVVSGRGDFVFKEKFCLIKEMLKWWNKTVFGKYDFEVEEGVRELNEADDLDDMSEEVQAFKIKASCRFWLNLKIKENMLIQKSRLKWLNYGDSNSKYFHRVMKEMRRRRRNHICSIVTSNNIINKVNEVKEEVRNHFEGKFAENCLNRLIVEGVVFNSLSLEDVISLELPFFEGEIREAVWSHEGSKIPGPDGFSLLFVKKCWLFLKEDFVSCFKDFHSGAILSKVITSSFITFIPKSPNPLGLDDYGSIFLVGRIH; translated from the exons ATGGAGGAAATTGATTATTCATTTTCAGAGGCGGAAGGCATGTCGGGTGGCTTATTAATTTTGTGGAAAGTTAGTTCCATATCAGTGGTTTTCAGCTTTTGCAGTATCGGTTATTTGGGTATCAAAGTAAGTTGGAACAATAGGTTGTACTATTTTGTTAATGTGTACTTTGCGTGTACGCTCTCTTTGAAGCGAGTTCTATGGAAAATGTTATTGGAACTAAAACAAAGGTATAGGCATGGTGATTGGATCATTGGGGGAAATTTGAATGCAATTAAGAAGAGGAGCGAGAGGGTTAGGATTCCTAATACGAGTTACAACACGGAGTGGAGGGAATTTTCTGAATTCATAGACAATAGTGGTTTGATTGATGTTCCTTGTAAAG GTAAGAAGTATAATTGGTATAGTGGAGATGGAAAATCCAAGAGTAGGATTGATCACTTTTTTATTGATGATAGTATTGTCGCTTCATGGGGAGTAGTTGGTCAATTGATTGGTCTGAGAGACGTTTCGAATCATTGTTCGGTTTGGTTATTGGTGGATAAAAAGGATTGGGGGCCAAAACCATTCAATTTCAACAATGAATGGTTTCGCAATAAATATTTCTTTCATTTTGTGGAGTTCGAGTGGAAGGCGCTTGTTGTGAGCGGTAGGGGTGACTTTGTGTTTAAAGagaaattttgtttaattaaggAAATGCTCAAATGGTGGAATAAAACGGTTTTTGGCAAGTACGATTTCGAAGTGGAGGAAGGTGTTAGAGAGTTGAACGAGGCGGATGATCTTGACGATATGAGTGAAGAGGTACAAGCTTTTAAAATAAAGGCTAGTTGTAGATTTTGGTTGAATCTTAAAATCAAAGAGAATATGCTTATTCAGAAATCTAGGCTTAAGTGGTTAAATTATGGGGACTCGAATAGTAAATATTTTCATAGAGTAATGAAagagatgaggaggaggaggaggaatcATATTTGTTCTATTGTTACGAGTAACAACATAATTAATAAGGTGAATGAGGTTAAGGAAGAGGTGAGGAATCATTTTGAAGGGAAGTTTGCGGAGAATTGTCTCAATAGACTGATTGTGGAAGGGGTTGTGTTCAATTCTTTGAGTTTGGAGGATGTCATATCCCTCGAATTACCTTTTTTTGAGGGGGAGATTAGGGAAGCGGTATGGAGTCATGAAGGCTCGAAAATTCCGGGTCCCGAtggtttctctcttctttttgtGAAGAAGTGTTGGCTTTTcttaaaagaggattttgtatCTTGTTTTAAGGATTTTCATTCAGGAGCTATATTGTCCAAGGTTATAACCTCTTCTTTTATTACCTTTATTCCTAAGTCCCCTAATCCGCTAGGATTAGATGATTATGGGTCTATTTTCTTGGTGGGACGTATTCattaa